The Salmo trutta chromosome 27, fSalTru1.1, whole genome shotgun sequence genome includes the window TCGCCATCAAATAGGAGAGTGAAGTCTTGGTCCACCTTTAAGAAAGAAGATATTCATCTACTACTACTTCAGGAAATACTTTCAAATTTCAAGCCATTCTAAACATCTCATCCCAAACTTACCAATCCTTTTGTATCCAGGAATCTTGGGAAGCTGGAGAGGATATCAACACTTCTGCCTGGGTCATTAACGAGCTTCTGACGGTGCTGAAAGGTCTCTCTCATCTTCTGGAAAAATCAGGGAATTGTCTGTGGTATGGTTGAGCAAAGACATGGCCTCTTGGCAAGCATCACCATCAAGCTGCCTTTCAACATTAACAGTCCTTTGGAAATTTGGGCCCCCTGGAGAAAAGTCAATTGGGCTATTTGGTAGCAGTGCAGATCCTCGACGAATCTTCCTCTGGACTGTTTTCAGACGCCAGAAATGTATCCTGTGCTGCTTGCAGCATCATAGAAGTGTTCCTGAAatggaaaaaaagaaaataaatgcgTTGTCATACCAGGCTCATGAGAAATCTCACGGAATTCAAATATCAATGTCATCCACAGTTTTGTGTCACAACATGACATGAAAGAGTTAACAATAATAATGCCTATTACATAGCCCTTCTTGGAGTATGGATCCTTGAGGGAAGGGAACAACATCACTATCCCACGCGCATAATCTTCTCTGATTGCTTTAGTGGGGCGGTGCCTGAGAGGAGATATTAAATTAGTACATTTATGCAATGGCCATGCAGTTATCTggtacaaataaaaacaatgtgaaaCAAACATACCCATGATTGTCAATCATGTAAGCCACCAGGATGTTAACCATTTTTCTTCTTGCAGCATCTGTTAGGGTTTCTGTTTGGTACTCCTGTAGTACTTCTTCACCCCCAGACTTGCCTCTTAGCACAGCTTCAATCaactaatacaaaacaaaaacattacaatacaaaaCATGGTGATAAATAGCTTTTCTAGAGACTCAGAGTGAAAAAATGTGAAAGCATTAAGAAACCTGTtcagcagacacagcatcatgtgTATCCTCAATTCTTTGTCTCTTGCTAGGGACATCATCTAGGATTATAGTTGATGCACTTGAGCTGAAGCTTGAGTCAGACGTCTCAGAAGCCAAGGAGAAATCAGAGAATTCTAAAGGAATAGAAAAAATGCAAATAATTATATTATGTAAGGTGTAAAGTTCTTTATTATACCTGCCTTGATATCTCACCATGATCTGAGAATAGTGTCAGCACCACATTGCCTTGTCCAACGAGGTCGCTGAATATTTCTGCATCAACTTCTGTCCCTGTTGCATCCTTGTATATAACTTTTGCATCAGGTGGCAGGCAAAATCTCTCGATGACTGGAAAAGATAGTAAGGTCAAACTGAATGTGCCTTTGAAGTCAGCACTGTTTCTTGCCTCACAGCCAATAACTCTTCACGTTGAATACACACTGTATAACCCTTAAATAGACCTAGAGCATTTTCCCTCACATAACCCATTCCCTCTTAAGTCCAAATTGATGATTGGCTTTTTTTCgtgactgttttggtgtatattaataCTTTACACTCTATGAAGCACACATTACAGAACTGAAAATGATTAGCAATTTAACCCCATTTACCGTATAAAAGAGTCTGATAAAGGCATGTAAAGAAAATCAGAATCGACAACATTAAGGAGCTTGCACAACGAGTTTTTAAAGCCATGCTAACCGTTTTCATGGAATTGCATAAAGTCAAACCGTCCTTCATCCTCATCCAGCTTCACATATTTCTGCTGTTGGCTGTACTTCACCTGGACCAGCATTTTGACTGAGACATGCAAGGAAGTTTGACAaagtaaataaacatttaaaggaAGAACGATAAAGATTAAAGCTAAGTCGACAGTGTTACACCATTTTTGGTGACCCATCAGATTCTGTGACCTGcactgttggaaaaagtactaattTTCAGAAAATCGCGCTGTGACTGAGATATTAAAATGCTGCTTATGCATTGACTCATCAGTATTTAATGAAGCACttaaatgtttaataaatgtttaatatcagtCACAGCCCGATTTTCTGCTAATTTTGTACTTTAGCTTTAACTTAGTAATTTCAGTACAATTAACTGGTGAAGGGGGGGAAAAGACGTTAGCTCCTGCCTCAAACAAGATTTTATACAGTAaaaaaacataacgctttgtttttcctttcaataaATCATCATTGATAAAGTTGGAGACGGTTTAAGTAACaaactgttagctagcttacCATACACTTCTAGCTAGCTAATCACCAGGACAAATTTGCTGCTCAGACCTGGCAACAAACACGGTTTTGTTAGGCATATATTCTCTGTAGATGTTTCATTGTTCATACTGAAATTCTCAGCATCAATTTATAATTGTTTCAGTAAGTTTGAGTTAATTGCACTTACCGTGTAGTACTGCATGGGAGGGAGAAAATGGCGCCGacttgtctcctctgtctccaaccGACGAAGTGAAATGCATGGGCGGAGCTTAATTACATCTCTGCTGGGTTGGGTTAACACTGACCGGATCAACTCTGTCAAATAACTCCAACACTGAACACCATTTAAATCAGAATGTGTTAAAATTACACTCTGGGAGTGAAAATCAACTCGGAAATGTTTAACCCTGAAATTTCAACACTCCAATTTTTGCTgtgtacccgctgcattttggtcttctctACAACACCACGACGAGATTCGTGACagggaccaacacttaacatgctgcgttaatatttttgttcagtatagctagtCTGACAagacagcaggcagggcactaggGCGTGAAGGAAGTTGTCCTGGACTGGGGTGTCAGAAGCCTGTCCACGGTCATTGCATTTCCCTGTTTGCCTTCTTTTTATGTTTGTGACCCCTGACCCATGCCACGCCAGCCATAACCTGGTAATGTACCACATCCCAGGGGCCGAACCTGAGCTTGTCCTCCTCAACCACTACTACGAAGAGCTGGACGTAAGTGAGCTGCTGAAACACACTGAAGTTTTACTGTATCTTTATCACATCTCTGGTGTTAATAATTTTCTGTGCTGTTTGTAGGTTCTCACTAGTGAGCTATAATGgttaataaaatatttgtcaTAGAGATGCAAGCATGTAAAGGGTGGACCTAATATTGCACAGAAATTGTATGAAAAACCTATTTGTGCAATGATACATCTTGTCAAAGAATAGGGTATAGAGAGTTCTTGTGAGGATATGCGTCTCACCTGTATGACTTCCCTGTTCAGTGCATCGCCCTGTCTGACATGGCCTGCTCTGAGATCAGCTGCTGGAGAAGTTGGGCTTCTACAAGAAGGCTCAGCCTGAGGATGAGGTCCCAGTGGAGTTCTGCTTCTCCCCCACAAAGGACAGCCCCTTCAAAAGCACCCCCAAGTCCccgtcctccccctcctcagCCCCCACAGACAACGCTTCCTCAGAGTCCGACGCAGAGGCCAAACACTCTGACCTATAACCCTCACAGCAGTAAAGAGGAGTGTGTACCTGGACAGACAGGCCTACTCTCCCCCAGGTCTGGTCCAAGACCAGTTTGTTTCTGCATCTCATAACAGAAATGTTTGGGATCAGAATGACAGGCAGGTCCTGGATTAGCACTTGGGGGAGCCTCAGCAAAGGTTTTGAAGATCACACTAAAATTGCATGTCCATTTTTTTCTGCTGTTTGTCCATTTATTTCTGGTGATGCGTATGATTTACCACAAAGTGTCAAGTATGGGGTCTCTCTGCTGATCTCGTGTGTAAAATTACTTCCTGTACACTGTGGAACTGAATGACGCCTCGAGCTGTAAAACCTCCTGGTTGGCTTGTGGCTGGTGTAACGTGTCCAGGTGTGTGGGGCTTAGGCACAAGGGGATTCAAGTGAAGGGGATGACAAATAGTTGTAAAAGAAAAATGTATAACACTTTCAATATTTTTGAAAATGTGTATACTATCCATTTGCCACTTCTAGACTATCCATTCTAAAAACAAATTCCCAttgcaaacacatacacacaattgtTTTTTACAGTAACAGACAATTTAAAGACAAACAATCAACAACAAATATTTTGTCTTAAATTGGTTTTAATTGTTAATTTACATTTAATTGTGGagtacaaatgtatttataaagccctttttacttcagcagatgtcacaaagatCTTATACAgaatcccagcctaaaaccccaaacatcaagcaatgcagatgtagaagcacagtggctagggaaaaactcccttgaaaggcaggaacctcggaagaaacctagagaggaaccaggctctgaggggtggccagtactCTTCTACAAAAACAAGGAATTATGACAACGTGTCCaagcatatacagtacattcacatgttgttacgttacacccttattctaaaatgtatgaaatagtttttttcactcatcaatctacatacaataccccataatgacaaagtaaaaagaggtttttagaaatgtttgcacatttattcagaccctttactcagtactttgttgaagcacctttggcagagattacagccttgagtcttcttgggtatgacgctacaagcatagcacacctgtaattggggagtttttcccattcttctctgcagatccactcaagctctgtcaggttggatggggagaatcgctgcacagctattttcaggtttcttcagagatgtttgactgggttcaagtccgggctctggctgggccactcaaggacattcagagacttgtcccgaagccactcctgcattgtcttggctgtgtgcttagggttgttgtcctgttggaaggtgaaccttcaccccagtctgaggtcctgagcgctctggagcaggttttcaccaaggatctctttgtactttgctctgttcatctttccttcgatcctgacatttcaaggatgatcaatggaaacaggatgcacctgagctcaatttcaagtctcataacaaaggatCGGAATACTTATGCttcttatttttatacatttgcaaaaatttctaccaaactgttttcactttgtcattatggggtattgtatgtagattgctgaggataatttttttaaatccattttagaataaggctgtaacataacaaaatgtgggaaaagtcaaggggtctgaatactttctgaatgcactgtatgtacagtacaggaTTCACTAGTTTGAGAAAGCTCTCTGGTTGCCAAATTGGCAGGAGCGGAATATTGAAAAAGTGTAACTTTCTCAAGTCTCAATTACAGATGTACAGAGAACAAAGCAGCTAATTACATCAAAACCAGTTCTAAATCTAACTGAAAAGTATTACAATTCTTGATAAATAAATCATAATATATAATGGAATAcatataattttttttcttcacttaagTTCAGAAAATATACATGGGAAATAAAGTACATTTAGCCTTTATTAGAAATACTGTCCTGTTCATCGGTCATAGAATCGACTGAGCTGAAAGCCAGCCATCATTGGGCCAAATGATGTAGAGAAGAGAAGTTGGCCTCGCCAACAAACCTTTCATATTCGATCAAATAATCACATTACCATAAACTTTGTTTTGGCTATAGGTTTGATTCATAGAAATGAAACACTCATGAAACAAAACTTCAAAGCATATGGTGCTGGCAGTGTGTGAATGTGACACCATTGTGAAGCTGGCAAAAATATCTAAGCTCTTCCAGGTCACGGATTTTGAGTCCTGTCCTGTATACTTTGTATATTAATTACTAGGGCGAAAATTATGGAAAATGTGCACAATTATCAATATATTTTATACGTTAAACAAATAATTATTTAAAGTATTTCTATGATATAGGTCTCTTTTTTCAGGCGTAAATGGTCaacaatgtttttttgtgtgtgttctaTCATTTGGACAATACAAAATGTTCTGTACATTGTGTCACAGTGAAATGTTGTGTCCATTCTACTCAGGAGCACTTCTAGTTTCTAAATCCACAGAGTTTACACCCCAGTCATCGCTGCTAATTTTGTGGCCCTTAAAGCCCCCATGCAGTCTTTTTAATTGTATGTTTAAATCATCACTCTGTCTAATAAATCACTCTGTGTGTTTATTTAAAGAAAATAACTCCAATATATTTTTGATCATTTATTTCCTTGCACCTATTTTGGCCATTGGAATGCTCAGTCTGATCGTATGGGCGTTGGGAAACTATTTTCTATGCTGATTCTTTTGATGCCCCAATGTAACAAACTGAGGCAAGGACAGGGAGAAAAGCTGATATAAAGACATAATAATCTAGAAACAACACCAATGTGTGATTTTACCTGTTTGAGAAGCATTTGGATCTACATTTCAACACTGGTTTTACTCCACTCTGACCAACATGATGTAAATATGAGTGGTGTAAATCCAAAATGAATTATAGTTACACAACTACTTTCATAACATCTCAGTATTAGAAAATGGCTATTACAACCTAGTCTGGCTTTAACGTCATCTGGGTTTGTAGATTCGGATATGGTTCTTACTCAGCATAGGGCTATACAAACAGATCCACCAATGTCATAATGCTAACTACTATATAACACAATGACTGAATAACATCCCTCCATACCAGTGCTTATGAATAAACTTAAatagtaataatgataattattAACAACAAAATAGGAATAATAAGGACTATTTAAAACAATTCAAGTAGATGTGTTTTAAAAAGCAAGCAGATTTGTTAACACCTTAAACAGAACCAGAGTGGTGACTGAAGGAATATAAAACAGATGCATATTATTTTTCTTCATCATCGCCAACAGCTTGAGTAACATCTTACAATTGTCACCAAAAAAAAATGTAGGCATtaaggtgagtgagtgagtgagtacaaTAAAATGCATATTTCTCTCATGTTCATTTCATGCAGGGTTTTGTTGGTGCCATAACCCTAGGACTTCCAAAGCATGAATAGAATTGCCTACTGATAGACTACAACTACATTTCAGTATAACATATCAATTAAAGCGTAGAAATATTCTCTATAATGAAAACTTTGGAGTTTTCCTTTGGGAAGGTTCGCACAGCCTGAACAAATGTGTGTCCAGAGGAGGGGAATTTCTGTCTGACGTGCCACCACTGTCAACAAAGATAATCATGAGCGATAGACACTCCTACACAAACACTCTTCCGTCGTTGGCCATCAGAGATGTGCAAATCAGTAACACCCCTCACTCAGAGTCTGGGCTGCTGTCAGCCTGTTGGGACAGGGGCGGTGTTGAGGGACAGTGctcaggaggacaggaggggtaCAGTATAGTGGTGCGATGGGAGAGGACACCCTGTGAGCTCAGGGGCAGCTCAGAAGTCGGTGCCCTGGAGTTTGGCAAAGGCCTTGGCGAGATTCATCTCGTGCCTGCGCAGGTGGTTGACCAGTGACTGCACGTAGGTGAACACACACTTGGAGTCAGGCTTCCTCCCCATGATCATCATATCCTCCACCTCCAGAAGGGGCATGCAGTTGGCACATTCCCTAAGGAACGGAGATGGAAAAATggtgagatggagaaagggagaggtggggagatggcgaaagagagagatgaacagagtGAGGGTAAAGATAAAATATGATATTCTCTCCACAAACACCGCTCTCACAATAGCTTTTTTATCCACCCAATCTAACCAGGCAAGAGGGAGACACTACAAAGTATTTGTTCCAAACATATTCTGCCATTTGGTAAACAAAATCATCTATGTGCAATGCATACATATAACCACATGGAGGCACACTTGACTACTAAACCCTAAAAGTACTGTAGCTGACTGACAAAGACAACAGTATGGCAGTGTGAGCTGCCCAACCAGGAGcgcagagcaggaggagagggagagctcTGGGAAACAGCTGCTAGGtgggagggagtcagagagagcacAGCTACTATACCAGCAGATAGTAACCTAGCCCCTCAAAGACAAACACAAATGTCAACCCTGTAAAAGTCTGTATGAAGTTTTTCTTTGTTGTTTTAGATACTAAGGAGATACGTCTATTTATGTCATTCAGCGATGGATGATATAAACTGACCAGGCTTTATACACTTCAAGTAGAAAAACATCAAGTCATGAAGTCATTAAATGAGGGGAGATGATTCACATGCTTCACACAGCACAGGTCTGACATTTCTTTTTCCTCTCCACTTTGTTTCCAATCTCTGTTTCCACTCCAGTGTTGTGTTGCCGCAACTCCTTTTAAAGTGTGGAGCTGCAGATGGGGTGTGCTGATGGCTGGCCCTCTGCCTGGCTGGAGCCTGGAACCTGGCTCTGACTGCAGTCACATACTCACAGTCCATTTTTGGGCCTCTGGACCCCAGCACTGGCTCACAGGGCGGAGAAAACTGAGCTCTGACCTACACTAAGCGTACGCTTCCTACAACTTCATATGACTTCCTGCAGGATAACGATCTTGATTGTATTAATGGAGGGCTCACTCTTCTCCTGTCTGACTTCACCATCATAATATTATGGAACTGGTGGCACTGTTGTTgatcctgccccccccccccccccccgacaacATGCACTCCTACACCCACAGTCACAcactgggagaatctcaattggatTTGCTCAAttcctcttctctgtcctctcctcgcctccttttgaaaaaggtcagtGGTAATCGAGGATAGGAGTCATCGAGGATAGGAGTCATCGAGGACAGGAAACGTGGAAACAAATGCTCATGTATAAAATAAGACTCTCCTTCGCAACTAGCTCGTCATCAGGTAAATGTAATGTGGTAAAAACACATTTAGATAGTTGTGCTAGACATTTTATGGATAAACGTATAAGTAGCgtattgtttttaaatgtgtgcatGTTTTTCTTCTCCGAGTAAACAACAGCTGATTCAACGGTTTGAGGGAAAAACTCTGGTATCCTCTGCTGGACGAGGCAATCTAGGAGATGAGGAAACTCCTCGGTTAAACAACTAATGAATTATCCTACATATGGCAACCACTTATTGGTTTCTGGGTCATGGCGGAAAAGAGGACGGAGGACACGAGTAGAGTATAGAC containing:
- the LOC115164463 gene encoding uncharacterized protein LOC115164463 isoform X2 is translated as MHFTSSVGDRGDKSAPFSPSHAVLHVKMLVQVKYSQQQKYVKLDEDEGRFDFMQFHENEFSDFSLASETSDSSFSSSASTIILDDVPSKRQRIEDTHDAVSAEQLIEAVLRGKSGGEEVLQEYQTETLTDAARRKMVNILVAYMIDNHGHRPTKAIREDYARGIVMLFPSLKDPYSKKGYEHFYDAASSTGYISGV
- the LOC115164463 gene encoding uncharacterized protein LOC115164463 isoform X3, whose amino-acid sequence is MLVQVKYSQQQKYVKLDEDEGRFDFMQFHENEFSDFSLASETSDSSFSSSASTIILDDVPSKRQRIEDTHDAVSAEQLIEAVLRGKSGGEEVLQEYQTETLTDAARRKMVNILVAYMIDNHGHRPTKAIREDYARGIVMLFPSLKDPYSKKGYEHFYDAASSTGYISGV
- the LOC115164463 gene encoding uncharacterized protein LOC115164463 isoform X1, encoding MGHQKWCNTVDLALIFIVLPLNVYLLCQTSLHVSVKMLVQVKYSQQQKYVKLDEDEGRFDFMQFHENEFSDFSLASETSDSSFSSSASTIILDDVPSKRQRIEDTHDAVSAEQLIEAVLRGKSGGEEVLQEYQTETLTDAARRKMVNILVAYMIDNHGHRPTKAIREDYARGIVMLFPSLKDPYSKKGYEHFYDAASSTGYISGV